One window from the genome of Elephas maximus indicus isolate mEleMax1 chromosome 8, mEleMax1 primary haplotype, whole genome shotgun sequence encodes:
- the FAM180A gene encoding protein FAM180A has product MPRESLQMCSKQRLSVKPSPNPAESWVQRGAGSGPTQGAAPASTLLRRGRPFIKGKGWWGRSSLGETGQAYLCYSGPTGFEGWYLLSREEKMSWKTVLLLLVYYNAQATVPYRWNRAVLFPAAQRPKRSSSIPLNPVLQTSLEEVELLYEFLLAELEISPDLKISIKDEELASLRKAADFHSICNDVIPKRIPDIRRLTASLSSHPGILKKEDFERTVLTLAYTAYRTALAEGHQKDVWAQALLSLFHALRHDLMRSSGPRESL; this is encoded by the exons ATGCCCCGTGAGTCACTCCAGATGTGCTCAAAACAGAGGCTGTCTGTGAAACCCAGTCCCAACCCCGCGGAGAGTTGGGTTCAGAGAGGTGCCGGATCCGGTCCCACCCAGGGGGCAGCCCCAGCCTCCACCCTTCTGAGGAGGGGGAGGCCCTTCATTAAAGGGAAGGGGTGGTGGGGACGGTCCTCTCTCGGAGAAACTGGACAGGCATACCTGTGCTACTCTGGTCCCACTGGGTTTGAGGGCTGGTATCTGCTCTCCCGGGAGGAGAAGATGTCTTGGAAGACGGTGTTGCTTCTGCTGGTGTATTACAACGCTCAGGCGACCGTGCCCTACAGGTGGAACCGAG ctgTGCTCTTCCCTGCTGCCCAGCGGCCAAAGAGGTCCTCATCCATCCCGCTGAACCCAGTCTTGCAGACCTCCCTGgaagaagtagaactgctctatgag TTCCTCCTTGCCGAACTCGAGATCAGCCCAGACCTAAAAATCTCCATCAAGGACGAGGAGCTTGCCTCCTTGCGGAAGGCCGCTGACTTCCACTCCATCTGCAACGACGTGATCCCCAAGCGCATCCCAGACATCCGCCGGCTGACCGCTAGCCTCTCCAGCCACCCTGGCATCCTCAAGAAGGAAGACTTTGAAAGGACAGTGCTGACCCTGGCCTACACAGCCTACCGCACGGCCCTGGCTGAGGGGCATCAGAAGGACGTCTGGGCCCAGGCCTTGCTTAGCCTCTTCCATGCCCTGAGGCATGACCTGATGCGGTCCTCAGGCCCCAGAGAGTCACTCTGA